One Gossypium raimondii isolate GPD5lz chromosome 3, ASM2569854v1, whole genome shotgun sequence genomic window carries:
- the LOC105795734 gene encoding uncharacterized protein LOC105795734 gives MESIVLNGRMARWQILLSEFDIVYVNQKAVKESTIADFLASRALKDYEPLDFDFLNEDLMCVATAEEDSQENHPWKLNFDGASNVVVNGIGAILVSLNGDHYPLKGEWETRDLKLIRYQRLVLELIEEFDNITFCYLPREENQMADVLATLASMIKVNKLEGMEPIEMSIYETLTHCYSIEEEENDNHLWYQDILQYVKNHEYPDQATENDKRTLRRLAIEYILDGEILYKRRKNQVLLRCVDAVEAKEILEEVHEGICGTTSTRATPFSLVYGMEAVLPVEVEILSPRVLAELKLDEAK, from the exons atggagtcaattGTGTTGAATGGGAGGATGGCTAGATGGCAGATTTTGCTCTCCGAGTTTGATATAGTATATGTAAATCAAAAGGCTGTCAAAGAGAGTACGATAGCAGACTTTTTGGCCAGCAGAGCTTTAAAAGACTATGAACCTCTGGATTTTGATTTCCtgaatgaagatttgatgtgtGTGGCAACTGCTGAAGAGGATTCTCAAGAAAATCACCCTTGGAAGCTAAATTTCGACGGAGCTTCGAATGTTGTAGTTAATGGGATTGGGGCAATCCTTGTGTCCCTaaatggagatcattatcct CtcaaaggggaatgggaaacgagagaCCTAAAGTTAATCCGTTATCAGAGATTGGTTCTAGAGTTGATCGAAGAGTTTGACAATATCACTttttgttatctcccacgagaagaaaatcagatggctgatgtTCTAGCTACCCTAGCCTCCATGATCAAAGTGAACAAACTAGAAGGCATGGAGCCTATTGAAATGAGCATTTATGAGACCCTGACCCATTGCTACAGTATTGAGGAAGAGGAAAATGATAACCATCTttggtaccaagatatattgcAATATGTGAAGAATCACGAGTACCCtgatcaggcaacggagaatgataagaggacattgaggagactaGCCATTGAATATATCTTAGATGGAGAGATTTTATACAAAAGGAGAAAGAATCAAGTACTATTGAGATGCGTGGACGCTGTGGAGGCCAAGGAAATATTggaggaagtccatgagggtatttGTGGAAC AACTTCTACCAGGGCAAcgcctttttctttggtttacgggatggaggcagttttacccgTTGAAGTTGAAATCCTTTCTCCCCGAGTATTAGCTGAACTAAAGTTGGATGAGGCCAAATGA